GTCGGGCTCTATCTCTATAACGGCAACGAATATCTCGAAGGAATGGTTGGTTCCTATATGGCCCGGTGTGCGCCATTCAACGTGAACTACCGTTATGTCGCGGACGAACTGGAATACCTGCTCAATGATTCACGGGCAAAGGCGCTCGTCTATCATGCCCGGTTTGCCCCGGTGCTCTCGCAGGTACTGCCGAAACTGCCAGACCTGAAGGTCCTTCTTCAGGTTCCTGATGACAGTGGCAACAAGCTCCTGTCGGGAGCCGTTGATTACGAAGAAGCGCTCGCCCTTGCACCGGACACAAAACCGGACTGCACTCCATCGCCGGATGACCTGTACATCCTCTACACGGGCGGCACGACCGGCATGCCCAAGGGCGTCATGTGGCGGCAGGAGGATATCTTCTTTGCCGCGATGGGTGGCACGCTTCCCACCGGTCAGAGAATCGAGTCGATCGCCCAGATGGTCCAGCTTGCCAAGGGACTGGGCCCGATGCTCCGGGCCCTGCCAGCACCACCGTTCATGCACGGCGCTTCCCACTGGGTCGCCTTCACGACCCTGCATGGCGGCGGGACCGTGGTCATTCAGGATAGCCCGGAGCGTTACGACCCAGACGAGATCCTTACCCTGATCGAGCGGGAAAAGGTGACTGTGACGCTCATCATCGGCGATGCCTTTGCCGTGCCACTGGTCGAACAGATGGACAGGAAAGCCTACAACCTGAAAAGTCTCAAGATCATCGGCTCCGGCGGGGCTATTCTTTCGCCGAAGTGGAAGGCGGAACTGAAAGCCCGCTTCCCCGGCACCATGATCCGCGATGCAGTGGGATCTTCCGAAAGCGGAGCCCAGGGCATCGTGGTCGAATCGAAAAACCCCGAGGACGGAAACCGCTTCCAGCTCGATCCCCTGTCGGGCATCGCCAGCGAGGATCTGAGTCGCATCCTGACCCCCGCTGACCGGGAAACAGGCTGGATGGTACGCAGGGGTCTCATTCCGCTCGGCTATCTCAACGACGAAGCCAAGACGAAAAAGACCTTCGTCACCATCAACAATGTCCGCTGGTCGGTGCCTGGCGACCATGCTGCCTATGAGCCGGATGGCACGGTACGCCTGTTCGGCCGCGGATCCCAGTCGATCAATTCGGGCGGTGAAAAGATCTATCCCGAAGAGGTCGAAAAGGCCCTGAAATCCCATCCCGCTGTCTACGATGCCGTGGTGGTTGGAACTCCACACCCCAAGTGGGTCGAGCAGGTGACCGCCGTTATTCAGCCTCGTGGCGACGGGCGCCCCTCTGTGGATGAGCTCAATACCCACTGCGCCAGCCAGCTTGCCAAATACAAGCTGCCCAAGGCCGTTGTTTACGTGAACGAAATGGTGAGAAGCCCCGCAGGGAAAGCTGACTACCGCTGGGCGAAAAAAACCGCCCTGGAAAAACTCGAGACCTGACTGGGCGGCCTACAGCTGGTCCATGTCGCCGGGAAGAGCACTTTCCGTCCGCACACCCGCCGGACGTACAAGGCCGGGGCCGAGTGCCTCGCCACCCTGCCCCCCGCTGTCCTCCAGCACGAACTTGAGCTGGTTCATGATCTTCGTGATCCGTTTCTGATCCCGTATCTTGTGTCCAAAGATGTCGGTGACATAGAAAGCGTCATCCACCCGCTCTTTCTTGGTGGTGATCTTGGCAAGGTGGATGGACAGCCCCAGATCGGTCATGGCCTGGGCAACGGCATGCAGCAGCCCCAGCCGGTCGCCTGCCGTAATGTCGATGATCGTATGCTCACGGGATGAGTCATTGTCTATTTTTATCTTCACCGGAATCTGGAACGGTATCGGGCTTGATCTCATCCCCTGCTGGCTCTGCGAAAGCATGCTGGCCACGCGCCTGCGGCCGGTGATGGCCTCATCTAGCATCGTTTCCAGCCTGTCCCAGCGTTTTGGATCACCCGCGTATTTTCCATACGGATCGCGCACCCAGAATACGTCGAATACGGTGCCATCCCGGCGGGTATTGATGTTTGCCGTGAGAATCGACAGCCCCGCTGCCGAGAACACGCCCGTCACTTTGGCAAACAATCCCTTGGCATCCAGCGTAAAGATGGCGACCTCAGTATATGGCGTGCCAGCGATCTCCTTGCGGTATAGCCAGAAACTCCGTTCGCGGAATGGCGCACCGGGATTTTCATCTCCGCGGGCACTTGCCCTTGTCTTGGCATCCAGCACGAACTGGACATGCTCGGCGATCTGCTCGGTCCCGGTGGCAAAAAAATACCGGGTCGGAAAGAGCCCCAGTTCCGTTTCAACCTCCGGACCCGAAAACTGCTCATGCAGAAGGTTGAGCACGGCGGATGACGTGCGGGCTATCTCGCGCTGCACGTCCGATTCGTCATACCGGCCCTTGTCGATGGCAACCGCCGTAATGTCGTGGAGACGTTTGGTGAGCTGGTGCTTCCACTCGGTCCACAGGTCTGGCCCGGTACCCCGGATATCACAAACCGTCAGCACATAGAGCATGTCGAGCATCTCGCGCCGCCCGCACATGGCGGCAAAAAGCGAAATCTGGTGCGGATCGTTGATATCCCGCTTGAGTGCCACATGCGGGTAATCCAGATGCTTGAGAACAAGCCACTCGATATCATCCACGTCCTGAGGCGGCAGGCCCATGCGACTGCATGCCGCGCGGGCTTTCGCCGCCCCCTTCACGGCATGGTTTCCACCCATATTCTTGCCAATGTCGTGGAAAAACAGGCCCAGCGACAGGACATGAGGCCGCTCACAGGACTGGGCCAGTTCACACAGCTCAGGATAATCCTGCCGGTAATGACCAAGCGTGAAGTGGCGCAGATCCTTCATGCAGAACAGCGTGTGCACATCGGTCGTGTAGACATGATAGGCGTCATGCTGGACGTGACAGGCGATAGTTCGCCACTCGGGCAACACGCGGCTTAGCAGCCGCAACATGTGCATGTCCTTCAGGATGCCGTGAAGCCGGGTTTGTCCGGTAAACAGGTCGCGGAAGGCATACTGCGCCGCCTGGTTCATCGAAAGGTCCGCTCCGCCGGTCAGCGAGTTGAGATAGATCATCTCTTTCGCCACTCGGGAAACGTCCTTGTTCAGCAGCTGCGAGTGCCGGAAAATCTCGATCATTGCCTCCGGCCTGCGTTCGAGCACATCACGGCTGGTAAAGGATAGCTCTCCGTTCACCAGATGGATGCCATCAGCAATATCCTTTGGCCGGCTCAGCTTGGCCTTGAGACGGGAGCGTATGGTGGGGGTACGGCCATATTCGGCAATCCGTTCCACCGTTCGACTGACAACGTCGTTCACCGTGTTTGCCATGAGGTAGAAGCGGCGCATGAACCGTTCCACCCCCCGCCGTCCGTCCTTGTCCGAAAAACCGAAATACCGGGCGACGCCTTCCTGGAGTTCAAAACCGAGACGGTCGGATTTCCCGGAACCACTTAGGTAGTGAAGTTCGTTACGTGTCCGGAGCATGAAATCATAGGCACGCTGAAGCTGGACCAGTTCTGTCTGGTTGAGAAAACCGCGCCCGGCCAGTTCTTTCAGGGTATGGGTTCCAAACTTCACAAAGCTGAGCCACGAAAGCACCTGAATGTCCCGCAGCCCGCCCCGGCCCTCCTTCACATTGGGCTCCAGCAGGAATACCGAATCTCCGAACTTCTCATGCCGCTGCCGCATCAGATCAATCTGGCGCTCCACGAACTTGTCAGGTGCCTCACGAAGGACTTTCTGCAGGATTCTGCTTTCATACTGCCGGTAACAATTCGGATCGCCTTCCAGAAACCGCGACGCACACAATGCCGTCCGCACTGTCTCATCGGATCGGACCATCTCTTCGCACTCGGTAATCCGCCGGACCGAGTAACCGACCTCGAACTTCAGATCCCACAGCCAGAAGACGATCTTTTCGACCAGTTTTGCCAGGGGGCCGCTATCCTTGTCGGTACCGACAAACTGGATATCAATATCGGAAAGCGGGCTCCGTTCGTTGCGGCCATAACCACCAATCGCCATCAGGCACCATGACAGGGGGGGCTCCGTAACGGTTTTTCTCGCCTCGGTCACCAGAAAACCCAGCAACTGGTCGATGGTTTCCGCGTGGAGACGGGTGACAAAGCGGCCCGAGGCACCTTCATCATGTGCCTTGCGAATCAGCATCCGGCTTTCCTGCAGAAACCGGCTCACGACCGGAACCGGTCCGCCGCCATTCAGCTCACCCGTCTCGATGGAAGGCAATGCGACCTGCGGATCAGAGGCCGACCGCTCGGGATCATCCTGATCGAGATCCCGCCAATCGATCGGAAGGCCAACTGCGGTATCTACCGGCAGATCGGCCTGCACCGCTCCGGAACCACTGATTTCTGTTTTTTCTTTCATTTCCTTAATGCTGGTGACCCATCTGGTCGAACCCAGTGTGGTACCGGCAAGGCTCGGCTGTCCATGAGCCGGAAAACCCTGTCCTGACCATTCAAACATTCTACACTGTTCATTCAATGGCATCGGACCGGCGACAAATCCTGAAGCTGCTGGGGTTCTCCAGCGCGGCATTTGCCTTCCGGAATGGACTCTGGACACCACAGGTCCATGCCCAAACACCCTCGGCAACCGGGAAATCTGGCGGCCCACCCCGCCCAGTTTCGGTGGAAAAGCTGACCTATACCCAGTCGGCCGGGTATTCACGAATCGTCATCGAGTGCAGTGGCGAGGCGGAGCTTGCCATGCAGGAACTCCCCGCCGACCCTGAACACCAGAAGTCCGACCGTGTGCTCGTGGATATCAAGCCCGCCAGACGCGGGAAGGCCCTTCCCGCCGAATTCAAGATCGAAAATGGCATCCTGCTGGGAGTCCGGACCGGTCAGTTCGACCGTGATACCGTCAGGGTTGTGCTCGACTTCCGGACACTGAACAGGGTCGGCATGACCAGGATGTTTGATCCGTTCCGCGTGGTGCTCGATATCGACGGCCGCAACATGGAGGATTTGCTCGCTGGCCCCGCCAGTCACGAACCACCGGCCGACATGGACGGCGAGGGCCTCTCGGCCCTTCTGGGTGGAAGCGGAAAGGCCATCTCTCCCGCAGCAACCGGGAGCGCCCGCCCTCCCCGGATCATCCTGGATCCCGGTCACGGAGGGAAGGATCCCGGTGCAGTCGGGCCCGCAGGACTCCAGGAAAAGGAAGTCGCTTTGCGTGTGGCTGACGAGACGGGCGAGCTGCTCACCCGTGCCGGGTACCGCATCAACCTGACACGCGAGAATGACCGGTTCCTGGAACTCACCGAGCGCACCGCATTCGCCAACAAGCAGGGTGGGGACCTGTTCGTTTCCATTCACTGCAATGCCGCCAAGAACCGCGAGGCCCGGGGTATCGAGACCTACTACCTGAATCCCAAGGTGGACAAGTCCCGGGCGCTTCTCATCGCCAAGGAAAACTTCACCAGCCTTGATGCCGTGCAACGGACCGGGAACAGTTTCGCCGATGCCATTCTCTCCGACCTCGCCTTCAGCATGAAGGAAGGTGAGTCCAGGTCGCTATCGGAGCAACTGCTCGAAACGCTATGGGACAAGGCATCAGGGTTCCCCGGGACACAGAACCGCGGTCTTGGACACGGGCCGCTATATGTTCTGATCGGCGCACGGATGCCGTCATCACTTGTGGAGCTGTCGTTTATCTCGAACCCGGCCGAGGAAAAACTGCTCCGCAGCACGACTTACCAGAAGGCACTCGCCGAAGGGCTCGCCAGCGGGATCAGAGGATATATGGATGCAAACCCGGTAAAGGGCGGCTGAAACCTACGCCCGGTCCAGGTATGTCCCCTCGCGGGAGTCCACGGTAATCACGTCATCCACATTGATGAACTGCGGCACCTGGACAACGAGGCCGGTTTCCAGCTTGGCCGGCTTCTTGGATGCCGAGACAGTGGCGCCTTTCAGCGGCGGGTCAGTTTCGATCACCTTGAGGTTCACCTTGTTGGGGGCACTGACCTGGATCGCCTTGCCCTCGTGAAGGGCCACCTGGACCTTGATGCCCGGAAGGAGGTAGTTCACCACATCACCCAGGGTTTCCTTGTCGAAGGAGAACTGCTCGTAGTTCTCCGAGTTCATGAAGTGGTATTCGCCCTGATCTTCGTAAAGGAACTCCGCTTCGATACGGTCAAGAAAAACCTGCTCCATCCGCTCATCGGGACGGAACCGCTGTTCAAAGGAGTTGCCATTCACGACGTTGCGAAGGCGGGTCTGGATCATCCCGCGCAGGTTGCCGGGAGTGTGGTGGTGGGTCTTCATCACCAGGCACAGGTTCCCCTCAACCGTGACCAGCATTCCGGGTCTCAGATCGATCGCTGCGATTACCGACATTGCTCTTTTCTCTCCGCTCCGGATAATTATCCGGCCTGGTAAAACCGGCGGTGCCCTTAGCCCCCGGCGGCGGGGGGCGTCAACCCCCGCTGGAAGGAGCCGTACGCGCATGCTTCTCAGCGAACTTCCCAGGCGCAGTGCCAGGCTGGAGCCCAACATCGCAGCCGGGCTGGACCGGGGCCGGCAGATCACGAACCGTCAGTGGCGGGAACGGATGCTCGTCCAGGCCGCATGGCTGCGGGCGCATGGGTCAGGGCCGGGGAAGCGGGTCGCGGTTCTCTCCTACAACCGTATCGAGATGCTGGATCTCTACTTTTCGATCCCGGCCATCGGCGCAGTTATCGTTCCAGTGAACTACCGGCTCAAGGCGTATGAACTGGAATACCAGTTCTCCGATGCCGAAGTGGACATCCTGTTCGTCGAGAAAGCACTGTGGCCCGAGGCAAAGACCGCTCTATTAAAGATCCCGCGCAAGGTGACTGTGATTGGACTCGATTTCAGCGGAGATGGCGTGCTGCCATATGAGAATACGGTTTCCGGACCACCGCTCACCGATCTGCCCGTATTCAGCGAGCATGAGACAGCACTCCAGGCATATACCTCCGGGACTACCGGGAGGCCCAAAGGTGTGTTGCTTACCCACCGGAACATGCTGGCCAACTCATGGACCGGATGCATCGAAAAACGCATCTATCCCGGCGAAAAACTCCTGCACTCGGCGCCACTCTTTCATCTGGCCGCCATTTCGTCATTCTATTCGACTGCACTTATCGGCGGAACCCATGTCTTTCTGCCTGCGTTCGATCCCAAAGCCGTCGTTGACACCATCGAGAAAGAGCGCATCACCTTCTGCCTGTTTGTTCCAACAATGATCAACATGCTCCTGGAAATGCCGGGCATCGAGAAGCGCGATTTTTCGAGCCTCAAGATCATCAGCTACGGAGGATCCAGCATCCCGGTGGACAGGCTCCGCAAGGCGATCGAGGTGTTTGGTTGCGGCTTCGTGCAGGGCTACGGGCAAACCGAGGCTGCCCCGATCCTGACCACGCTCCGCCCCGAGGAGCATGTTCTGGATGGCCCGCTGTCGAAACGGCTGGCTTCTGCCGGCCGCGAGGCGGTGGGCTGCGAGGTCCGTGTGGTGCGGCCCGACGGATCAGATGTCACTCCCGGTGGTGAAGTGGGCGAAGTCGTCGGCCGCGGCGACAACATCATGAAAGGATACTGGAAGCAGCCGGAGGCGACTGCCGAAACGCTCCGTGGCGGCTGGCTCCACACGGGCGATCTCGGCTGGATCGACGAGGACGGATACATTTACATCGTTGACCGCCTGAAGGACATGATCATCTCGGGGGGAGAAAATATCTACCCTCGGGAGATCGAGGAACTGCTCTACACTCATCCGAAGATACTGGAAGCCGCGGTCTATGGAATCCCCGACCCCAAGTGGGGCGAAAAAGTCATCGCTGCCGTTGTCCCGCGAGCGGGACAGTCCCTGACACCGGAAGAAGTCGGCAGTTTTTGCAAGGACAACCTCGCCAGCTACAAGAAACCCCGCGAGGTGCTGATCACTGATATCCTGCCACGCAATGCCGCTGGCAAAGTGCTCAAGACGGAACTTCGGGCCCGGCATGGCGGTGGCTGACGGCGGGTTGCCGGTATTCCCTTGCCCCGGCCATCCGGTCCCGATAGTGTACGCCCTCAAGCTATCACTGCCTGCCGCCGTACCAGACGACTGGCAGGAGGCTGAAAGGAAATCACCCCATGGCGCGCTTTGACGATCTCCTCAACGGTTTCATGGGACAGGGTGCGGACACCGGAGCCCCCGGCACTGACGCAGGAACGCTTGGAGACCTGTGGGAACGGATCCGGAGACTGACTCCGGCCAAGGCCATGCTGGCCGCCCCTCTTTTGTTTGCGACTGCCGGCATTGCCGTCCTGGGCCTGCTCGCTGCGGCGATTTTCGGTGCAGCCGCACTTGTTCTCCTGGAAACGCTGCTTGGGAACAGCCCGGCTCCGGGCCCGGCAGCCCAAACCGTTCACTAAGCTTCTGAAATAACAGTCAGCCATTGACCTTTGCCTCCCCTTATCCCGGCCTCCAGCCGGACCTGATTGCCCGGCATATCCCGTTTGCCGGGAACGAGCCTGTGCTTGTGCTGGAGCTGTGCAATACCACGCCGCTCTGGGCGCCAATGATTTCCACGCTTCAACCAGAAGCACGGTTCGTGATTTTCACCCGGCAACCGGAAGCAGAAACCTCGGCTCGCGCATCCGCAGACAGTATTGCCGGGAAAACCCGGTTCCTTCGTGCTGACTGGTACACCGGAAGCTGGGAAACGCGGCTCCCGCCGGAATCTTTTCACGCCATCTGGGTTCCATTCGTGACAACCGGTGCGGCCGTCGCAGCACAGGAGCGTCTGATTGGCCGCCTTGCGTCCAAACTGCGGCCCGGTGGTGTTCTGCTCTGGGGTGCAGAACTCCGTGCCGCCACACCGGAGCTGGAGAGCGATTACGAGCGGCGGCTGCATGAGTGGCGGCAGGTGCATATGAATATGCCGGCGGATCACGATCCAGCCGCCAAGGGAACTGGCGAACATCTGGCCGGGAGCGAGGTCTTCCGTCCCCGCTGGGAGCAACTCCGCCATTGGATCGAGCAGACAGGACTCTCGAATGTCGAACTGCTCTGGAAACAGGAACTGGCTGCCGTCGTCACGGGCATGAAAAGGGTATAAGGCCAAGGGCATGACACGGATCGAGCGGTTGTATGCGGCGGTTGGACTCGCCTGGCTTCTGGTAGCAGCGCTGCTGGGCTTTGCCATTGCACTGTTCGGTCCTGAACTGATCCCTTATCCCGTTCTCAAGTTCCATATTCATGCAGCCGTGCTCGGCGGAATCCTTCACCTCTGGTTTGCGCTCCTGTCCGAACGGATGGGGGGGCTGTTTCCGGGCCATGGAGCCGGCTTTACGCTGCTGGTGCTGACACATGGGGCGATTGGCGCATTCACAGCGGGCCTTGTGTGGAAAACGGCCCTCCTTGCACTGGCGGCCATCCTGATAATGGCTGCACTCCTTGCTGTTCTTCTGCTCTCATGGCGGGCTTTCCTGAAGCACGGCGGATTCCGGCCTGAAAACGGTGGTCTGCGTCCCCATGCCGGAGCCCTGCTGCTCGCCACCGGTGCGATTGCCGCATTTTCGGGCGCCGCCTGGATGGGCTGGCGCATGTCGCAGGAAGGTTTCCTGTTTCCGCTCAAAACCGCCCATACGATGCTCGGGGTATTCGGTGGCCTTGTCATGGCCGCCCTCTCTATTGACCATCTCCCCTCTCCCGGCGATCCGCCCCATGTATGGGGATGGCAACCGGTGACAGAACTGGTAATGACCGGTCTTGCCGCCGCCAGTGCCGCCGTGCTTGGCCTCTACGGACAGGCTGGCCGGATGGATATTCCGTTCCTGATGCTCGGCGGGGTGGCAGTGCTTCATTTCGTATCGCTGCTTCCGCGCAAATCGAGCGAACAGATCACCGCCTGGGCGATCAGCATACTTCTGCTGACCGGAGTCATCCTGCTCCACCGCTTCCACGACGGCGGCGGCGAGGATGTCCGCCGCGCAGCCCACCATGCGATCGTGACCGGCTTTGTGCTTCCACTGCTTCTGGGACACGCTTTTGGCGCTGCAGGAGCATTCGGCCCATCAGCCGTGGCATCCATCCGGCTTGTCACGGGCGGTGCGGGACTCCTCGTCATCGGATTTATTGTGCGTTCCGCCGGTCTGGCTGGAGCCGAGACCCTGCTCATGGCAGCCGGTTTTGTCACCGCCGCTTCGGTTGCCTTTGGCGCCAAGGTATTTTTCGAGGCCCCCGGAGATTCCGCGGAGCATGATCT
The sequence above is drawn from the Deltaproteobacteria bacterium genome and encodes:
- a CDS encoding N-acetylmuramoyl-L-alanine amidase, translated to MASDRRQILKLLGFSSAAFAFRNGLWTPQVHAQTPSATGKSGGPPRPVSVEKLTYTQSAGYSRIVIECSGEAELAMQELPADPEHQKSDRVLVDIKPARRGKALPAEFKIENGILLGVRTGQFDRDTVRVVLDFRTLNRVGMTRMFDPFRVVLDIDGRNMEDLLAGPASHEPPADMDGEGLSALLGGSGKAISPAATGSARPPRIILDPGHGGKDPGAVGPAGLQEKEVALRVADETGELLTRAGYRINLTRENDRFLELTERTAFANKQGGDLFVSIHCNAAKNREARGIETYYLNPKVDKSRALLIAKENFTSLDAVQRTGNSFADAILSDLAFSMKEGESRSLSEQLLETLWDKASGFPGTQNRGLGHGPLYVLIGARMPSSLVELSFISNPAEEKLLRSTTYQKALAEGLASGIRGYMDANPVKGG
- the efp gene encoding elongation factor P; the protein is MSVIAAIDLRPGMLVTVEGNLCLVMKTHHHTPGNLRGMIQTRLRNVVNGNSFEQRFRPDERMEQVFLDRIEAEFLYEDQGEYHFMNSENYEQFSFDKETLGDVVNYLLPGIKVQVALHEGKAIQVSAPNKVNLKVIETDPPLKGATVSASKKPAKLETGLVVQVPQFINVDDVITVDSREGTYLDRA
- the glnD gene encoding [protein-PII] uridylyltransferase — its product is MKEKTEISGSGAVQADLPVDTAVGLPIDWRDLDQDDPERSASDPQVALPSIETGELNGGGPVPVVSRFLQESRMLIRKAHDEGASGRFVTRLHAETIDQLLGFLVTEARKTVTEPPLSWCLMAIGGYGRNERSPLSDIDIQFVGTDKDSGPLAKLVEKIVFWLWDLKFEVGYSVRRITECEEMVRSDETVRTALCASRFLEGDPNCYRQYESRILQKVLREAPDKFVERQIDLMRQRHEKFGDSVFLLEPNVKEGRGGLRDIQVLSWLSFVKFGTHTLKELAGRGFLNQTELVQLQRAYDFMLRTRNELHYLSGSGKSDRLGFELQEGVARYFGFSDKDGRRGVERFMRRFYLMANTVNDVVSRTVERIAEYGRTPTIRSRLKAKLSRPKDIADGIHLVNGELSFTSRDVLERRPEAMIEIFRHSQLLNKDVSRVAKEMIYLNSLTGGADLSMNQAAQYAFRDLFTGQTRLHGILKDMHMLRLLSRVLPEWRTIACHVQHDAYHVYTTDVHTLFCMKDLRHFTLGHYRQDYPELCELAQSCERPHVLSLGLFFHDIGKNMGGNHAVKGAAKARAACSRMGLPPQDVDDIEWLVLKHLDYPHVALKRDINDPHQISLFAAMCGRREMLDMLYVLTVCDIRGTGPDLWTEWKHQLTKRLHDITAVAIDKGRYDESDVQREIARTSSAVLNLLHEQFSGPEVETELGLFPTRYFFATGTEQIAEHVQFVLDAKTRASARGDENPGAPFRERSFWLYRKEIAGTPYTEVAIFTLDAKGLFAKVTGVFSAAGLSILTANINTRRDGTVFDVFWVRDPYGKYAGDPKRWDRLETMLDEAITGRRRVASMLSQSQQGMRSSPIPFQIPVKIKIDNDSSREHTIIDITAGDRLGLLHAVAQAMTDLGLSIHLAKITTKKERVDDAFYVTDIFGHKIRDQKRITKIMNQLKFVLEDSGGQGGEALGPGLVRPAGVRTESALPGDMDQL
- a CDS encoding acyl-CoA synthetase yields the protein MSQFNFANTCEAVADAFPERDFIHFRDRVVTYGEFRSRSRKLANYLRSRGLGKVRERKELQLWESGQDHVGLYLYNGNEYLEGMVGSYMARCAPFNVNYRYVADELEYLLNDSRAKALVYHARFAPVLSQVLPKLPDLKVLLQVPDDSGNKLLSGAVDYEEALALAPDTKPDCTPSPDDLYILYTGGTTGMPKGVMWRQEDIFFAAMGGTLPTGQRIESIAQMVQLAKGLGPMLRALPAPPFMHGASHWVAFTTLHGGGTVVIQDSPERYDPDEILTLIEREKVTVTLIIGDAFAVPLVEQMDRKAYNLKSLKIIGSGGAILSPKWKAELKARFPGTMIRDAVGSSESGAQGIVVESKNPEDGNRFQLDPLSGIASEDLSRILTPADRETGWMVRRGLIPLGYLNDEAKTKKTFVTINNVRWSVPGDHAAYEPDGTVRLFGRGSQSINSGGEKIYPEEVEKALKSHPAVYDAVVVGTPHPKWVEQVTAVIQPRGDGRPSVDELNTHCASQLAKYKLPKAVVYVNEMVRSPAGKADYRWAKKTALEKLET
- a CDS encoding long-chain-fatty-acid--CoA ligase yields the protein MLLSELPRRSARLEPNIAAGLDRGRQITNRQWRERMLVQAAWLRAHGSGPGKRVAVLSYNRIEMLDLYFSIPAIGAVIVPVNYRLKAYELEYQFSDAEVDILFVEKALWPEAKTALLKIPRKVTVIGLDFSGDGVLPYENTVSGPPLTDLPVFSEHETALQAYTSGTTGRPKGVLLTHRNMLANSWTGCIEKRIYPGEKLLHSAPLFHLAAISSFYSTALIGGTHVFLPAFDPKAVVDTIEKERITFCLFVPTMINMLLEMPGIEKRDFSSLKIISYGGSSIPVDRLRKAIEVFGCGFVQGYGQTEAAPILTTLRPEEHVLDGPLSKRLASAGREAVGCEVRVVRPDGSDVTPGGEVGEVVGRGDNIMKGYWKQPEATAETLRGGWLHTGDLGWIDEDGYIYIVDRLKDMIISGGENIYPREIEELLYTHPKILEAAVYGIPDPKWGEKVIAAVVPRAGQSLTPEEVGSFCKDNLASYKKPREVLITDILPRNAAGKVLKTELRARHGGG
- a CDS encoding class I SAM-dependent methyltransferase encodes the protein MTFASPYPGLQPDLIARHIPFAGNEPVLVLELCNTTPLWAPMISTLQPEARFVIFTRQPEAETSARASADSIAGKTRFLRADWYTGSWETRLPPESFHAIWVPFVTTGAAVAAQERLIGRLASKLRPGGVLLWGAELRAATPELESDYERRLHEWRQVHMNMPADHDPAAKGTGEHLAGSEVFRPRWEQLRHWIEQTGLSNVELLWKQELAAVVTGMKRV